The DNA segment AAATGACAGGTGAGAGAAGCTAGCACAGAGCCAAGCAGGATTGACAGAGGGAGGGACTTGGAAGGAATTGGGAAGAATAGATGAGTAGACGGTGCTAAAATCATGTGCAATTGGGTGGAGTTAAGGTTGAGAAAATTACGGGAAAGAAGGTTGTTCAGCAATATGAATAACCTTGACCACCTTCTATATGTCTAGCTCTGTGTTGAGCACTTTGAAGGATTTGAGAAATAGGAGATGTGGTCAAAGATGCTGTCAAAGAACttgtagaaacaaaacaaacacaacagGAATAATTTAGAGAACAGCTCAATACCAAACTCTGAGTGCTGACATGGTCAGAAAAGGCTTTCTTGGGGAACTATGCCTCCAGCTGGATCTTGCAAGGTCAGTGTGATCTTAATTAgtggagagaaggaaataaaatattccaaGGATGGGGGAGCAGCCAGGGCTTGGCGCAGGAGGAATCTGACTGTCCTTTGCTACTTTCTATCTTCCCTTACTCAAAAGCAGTTAAAGCCAAAGATGCGAAGTCACTCTTACCTCTGATGATAATAATGGTGATAATTTTCTTGGTGCTTCTGTTCTGGGAAAATGAGGTGAATGATGAAGTAGTGATGTCAACCTTAGAACACTTGCATGTGGACTACCCTCAGAATGACGTTCCCATTCCTGCAAGGTACTGCAACCACATGATCATACAAAGAGTTATCAGGGAACCTGACCACACTTGTAAAAAGGAGCATGTCTTCATCCATGAGAGGCCTCGAAAAATCAATGGTATTTGCATTTCTCCCAAGAAGGTTGCTTGCCAAAACCTTTCAGCCATTTTCTGCTTTCAGAGTGAGACAAAGTTCAAAATGACAGTCTGTCAGCTCATTGAAGGCACAAGATACCCTGCCTGCAGGTACCACTATTCCCCCACAGAGGGGTTTGTTCTTGTCACTTGTGATGACTTGAGGCCAGATAGTTTCCTTGGCTATGTTAAGTAACTCAAGATCAGCTCCAGAGTCTGAGATCTCTTCTCTCAATGGCATTGGAGCTGGCTGTGCCTGAGGCAGACCTGAACCGTGGACATGGGGCAATGCCTTGAGTGGAAGGGGAAGCTGCTGGTAATTAATTTATCCTTCCTGTATTGCTGAGTTGGGATTGTTTTATTCTGCttcaataaaataatctttaCTGAATTAAACCATAAATTCTACATGTGTTTCAATTTTTTGTCCCTTATCTCTGGGTCCTTTGATGAGAAACAGGACTGAGATTAAGATGAAGTGAATGAGCCACCCACTTGAGGTGCAAAACTTAAGAGGGCACCAAAAGACCAAAAACCTAGTAACCTAGATGAATATATTTGATTTcagtgtttcctttttctttttttgagacggagttttgctcttgttacccaggctggggtgcaatggcgtgatctcggctcactgcaatctctgcttcccaggttcaagtgattctcctgcctcagcctcccaagtagctgggattacaggcgtgtgccactgtgcctggctgatttttgtatttttagtagagatgaggtttctccatgttgg comes from the Symphalangus syndactylus isolate Jambi chromosome 8, NHGRI_mSymSyn1-v2.1_pri, whole genome shotgun sequence genome and includes:
- the RNASE12 gene encoding probable inactive ribonuclease-like protein 12, producing MLPVTATRKMTAVKAKDAKSLLPLMIIMVIIFLVLLFWENEVNDEVVMSTLEHLHVDYPQNDVPIPARYCNHMIIQRVIREPDHTCKKEHVFIHERPRKINGICISPKKVACQNLSAIFCFQSETKFKMTVCQLIEGTRYPACRYHYSPTEGFVLVTCDDLRPDSFLGYVK